The proteins below are encoded in one region of Caulobacter henricii:
- a CDS encoding nitroreductase family protein: MTTEPSHLPLPDRWDLTDEQMLERAEAALVRLRRRHTIRDFSDRPVPRSVVERCIEAAATAPSGANQQPWRFVLIGPGPLRTELRAAAEAEEREFYAGRAGEAWLDALAPLGTDADKPFLETAPWLIAIFGQRHGVDAQGGKIKHYYVPESVGIATGFLIAALNEAGLATLTHTPSPMGFLNTALGRPEHEKPYILLVVGHPAQDATVPAHAKSKLALDAVMSLR, translated from the coding sequence ATGACCACCGAACCTTCTCACCTACCCCTGCCGGATCGCTGGGACCTGACCGACGAGCAGATGCTGGAGCGTGCGGAAGCGGCCCTGGTCCGCCTGCGCCGCCGGCACACGATTCGCGACTTCAGCGACCGTCCCGTGCCACGGTCGGTGGTCGAGCGCTGTATCGAAGCGGCGGCTACTGCGCCCAGCGGTGCCAACCAGCAGCCCTGGCGATTTGTCCTGATTGGGCCGGGTCCCTTGCGCACGGAACTTCGCGCCGCAGCCGAGGCCGAAGAACGGGAGTTCTACGCCGGCCGGGCCGGAGAGGCCTGGCTCGATGCTCTCGCGCCCCTGGGCACCGACGCCGACAAGCCCTTCCTTGAGACCGCCCCCTGGCTGATCGCCATCTTCGGCCAGCGGCATGGCGTCGACGCCCAGGGCGGCAAGATCAAGCACTACTACGTGCCCGAATCGGTCGGCATAGCGACCGGGTTCCTGATCGCGGCGCTCAACGAGGCGGGTCTGGCGACCCTGACCCACACGCCCAGTCCGATGGGCTTTCTCAACACGGCCCTAGGGCGGCCAGAGCATGAAAAGCCCTATATCCTGCTGGTTGTCGGCCACCCGGCGCAGGACGCCACCGTCCCCGCTCACGCCAAGTCCAAGCTGGCCCTGGATGCCGTGATGAGCCTGCGCTGA
- a CDS encoding MarR family winged helix-turn-helix transcriptional regulator, producing MSVPPDRRLVFLLNAGNRRVQRWIEAAMAAKGGLTAAQSGVLFFLGQRDGALIGEAAEALDLAPSAMTGLVDRMTRVDLVERRADPADGRAMRLYLTDKGRQAREYAKGGLDSINTNLTDGFSDDEIAVVARWLMSLQTKFPKGEPA from the coding sequence ATGTCCGTGCCGCCTGACCGCCGCCTTGTGTTCCTGCTCAACGCCGGCAACCGGCGCGTCCAGCGCTGGATCGAGGCGGCCATGGCGGCCAAGGGCGGCCTGACGGCGGCCCAGTCTGGCGTGCTGTTCTTTCTGGGCCAGCGTGACGGTGCCCTGATCGGCGAAGCGGCCGAGGCTCTGGACCTGGCCCCTTCGGCCATGACCGGCCTCGTCGACCGCATGACCAGGGTCGACCTCGTGGAACGCCGCGCCGACCCCGCTGATGGCCGCGCCATGCGGCTGTATCTGACGGACAAGGGCCGTCAGGCGCGCGAATACGCCAAGGGCGGCCTCGACAGCATCAATACCAACCTGACCGACGGCTTCTCGGACGACGAGATCGCCGTGGTCGCCCGCTGGCTGATGAGCCTTCAAACCAAGTTCCCCAAAGGAGAGCCCGCATGA
- a CDS encoding MBL fold metallo-hydrolase, translating to MRDGLEEDVNEPRRPRLVYPFEVAPEQGSGQAVEVAPGVLWLRQPLGGSLQFINVWAIADGEGWAIVDTGVQTKETSQAWRAAFTGALEGKPITRVICTHLHPDHVGLAGWIVRKFDCRLWMTRLEYFQCRMLVADTGREAPEDGVRFFKAAGWDEDAIENYKARFGGFGKAIYALPDSYRRLSDGEDFDIGGRTWRVVTGQGHSPDHACLWCPELDVLISGDQVLPRISSNVSVFPTEPEADPLSDWLRSLAKVKAEVPDSVLVLPAHNDPFHGLHARIDHLINGHERGLGRLRGKLEEPKRAIDVFGALFARPIGPDLLGMATGEALAHLNCLIGRGVATRDLDAEGVAWYRTSGATETTV from the coding sequence ATGCGCGACGGGCTGGAAGAGGATGTCAACGAGCCACGCCGGCCCCGGCTGGTCTACCCGTTCGAGGTGGCGCCTGAGCAGGGTTCAGGCCAGGCGGTTGAGGTCGCGCCGGGTGTCCTGTGGCTCCGTCAGCCCCTGGGCGGGTCGCTGCAGTTCATCAATGTCTGGGCCATTGCGGACGGCGAGGGCTGGGCGATCGTCGATACCGGAGTCCAGACCAAGGAGACCAGTCAGGCCTGGCGGGCCGCCTTCACTGGGGCCCTGGAGGGAAAGCCGATCACCCGGGTGATCTGCACCCACCTGCATCCCGACCATGTCGGCCTTGCCGGCTGGATTGTGCGCAAGTTCGACTGCCGCCTGTGGATGACCCGGCTGGAATATTTCCAGTGCCGGATGCTGGTGGCCGATACCGGCCGCGAGGCTCCCGAGGACGGCGTGCGATTCTTCAAGGCCGCCGGCTGGGACGAGGATGCCATCGAGAACTACAAGGCCCGGTTCGGCGGCTTCGGCAAGGCGATCTACGCCCTGCCCGACAGCTATCGCCGGCTCAGCGACGGCGAGGATTTCGACATCGGCGGCCGCACCTGGCGCGTGGTGACCGGCCAGGGCCATTCGCCCGACCATGCCTGCCTGTGGTGCCCGGAGCTGGACGTTCTGATCTCCGGCGACCAGGTGCTGCCGCGCATCTCGTCCAATGTTTCGGTCTTCCCGACCGAACCGGAGGCCGATCCTCTGAGCGACTGGCTGCGGTCCCTGGCCAAGGTCAAGGCCGAGGTGCCTGACAGCGTGCTGGTCCTGCCGGCCCACAATGACCCCTTCCACGGCCTGCACGCCCGCATCGACCACCTGATCAACGGCCATGAGCGAGGGCTGGGCCGGCTGCGCGGCAAGCTGGAAGAGCCCAAGCGGGCCATCGACGTGTTCGGTGCCCTGTTCGCCCGACCCATTGGTCCGGACCTGCTCGGCATGGCGACGGGCGAGGCCTTGGCCCACCTGAATTGTCTGATCGGCCGGGGTGTGGCGACCCGGGACCTCGATGCCGAGGGCGTGGCCTGGTACCGGACCTCCGGAGCGACCGAAACAACCGTTTGA
- a CDS encoding SDR family oxidoreductase — MSLKNKTLFITGASRGIGLAIALRAARDGANIVIAAKTAEAHPKLPGTIYSAAAEIEAAGGKALPLVVDVREEASVYEAVEKAVARFGGIDICVNNASAISITGTLSTEMKRYDLMHQVNGRGTFLTSKACIPHLKKAENPHVLMLSPPLDMKPRWFAPHVAYSMAKYNMSLCVLGMAEEFRSDGIAFNALWPRTGIATAAIQFALTGEEGLRHCRTPEIMADAAHAIFGKPSREFSGNFLIDDSFLFEQGVTDFTPYAVDPAATLMPDFFVPEDSVPPPGVKIG; from the coding sequence ATGAGCCTCAAGAACAAGACCCTGTTCATCACCGGCGCCTCGCGCGGCATCGGTCTGGCCATTGCCCTGCGGGCGGCGCGAGACGGAGCCAATATCGTCATCGCCGCGAAGACGGCGGAGGCCCATCCCAAGCTGCCGGGCACCATCTATTCGGCCGCCGCCGAGATCGAGGCGGCCGGCGGCAAGGCCCTGCCCCTGGTCGTCGACGTGCGCGAGGAGGCCAGCGTTTATGAGGCTGTCGAGAAGGCCGTGGCCCGGTTCGGCGGTATCGATATCTGCGTCAACAACGCCTCGGCCATCTCGATCACCGGCACCCTGTCGACCGAGATGAAGCGCTATGACCTGATGCACCAGGTCAATGGCCGCGGGACCTTCCTGACCTCCAAGGCCTGTATTCCGCACCTGAAGAAGGCGGAGAACCCGCACGTCCTCATGCTGTCGCCGCCCCTGGACATGAAGCCCCGCTGGTTCGCGCCGCACGTCGCCTATTCGATGGCCAAGTACAATATGAGCCTGTGCGTTCTGGGCATGGCCGAGGAGTTCCGCAGCGACGGCATCGCCTTCAATGCCCTGTGGCCGAGAACCGGTATCGCCACCGCCGCCATCCAGTTCGCCCTGACCGGCGAGGAGGGGCTGCGCCACTGCCGCACGCCGGAGATCATGGCCGACGCCGCCCACGCGATCTTCGGCAAACCGTCGCGCGAGTTCTCCGGCAATTTCCTGATCGACGACAGTTTCCTGTTCGAGCAGGGCGTCACCGACTTTACCCCCTATGCCGTCGATCCGGCCGCCACCCTGATGCCGGACTTTTTCGTGCCGGAAGACAGCG
- a CDS encoding enoyl-CoA hydratase: protein MTEHVKVAIEAGVMTITLARPEKKNALNNAMYGVLADSLEQAEADPAVRVVVFQADGDAFTAGNDLADFTAQATGAFSGERHVGRFLKALANATRPLVAAVHGQAVGVGTTMLLHCDLVFTSPDARLTTPFVNLALVPEAASSWLLPARIGHARAYAMFALGEAVDGTTAAAWGLSNAVVPLDELRARARASADQLAKRPLGALTTTKRLMRDAEKIAALMDTEGALFAERLQTAEAREAFMAFAERRPADFSKVA, encoded by the coding sequence ATGACCGAACATGTGAAGGTCGCGATCGAGGCCGGCGTGATGACCATCACCCTGGCCCGTCCGGAAAAGAAGAACGCCCTCAACAATGCCATGTACGGCGTGCTGGCCGACAGTCTGGAGCAGGCCGAGGCCGACCCCGCCGTGCGGGTGGTGGTGTTCCAGGCCGACGGCGACGCCTTCACGGCCGGCAATGATCTGGCCGACTTCACCGCCCAGGCCACCGGCGCTTTCAGCGGCGAGCGGCATGTGGGCCGGTTCCTGAAGGCCCTGGCCAACGCCACCCGGCCGCTGGTCGCCGCCGTCCATGGCCAGGCCGTGGGTGTCGGCACGACCATGCTGCTGCACTGCGACCTTGTGTTCACCAGCCCGGATGCGCGTCTGACCACGCCCTTCGTCAACCTGGCCCTGGTGCCGGAAGCCGCTTCAAGCTGGCTGTTGCCGGCCCGCATCGGCCATGCCCGCGCCTATGCCATGTTCGCCCTGGGCGAGGCCGTGGACGGCACGACCGCTGCCGCCTGGGGCCTGTCCAATGCGGTGGTGCCGCTGGACGAGCTGCGTGCCCGGGCCCGCGCTTCGGCCGACCAGCTGGCCAAGAGACCGTTGGGGGCTCTGACCACCACCAAGCGCCTGATGCGCGACGCCGAGAAGATCGCCGCCCTGATGGATACCGAGGGTGCCCTGTTCGCTGAACGCCTGCAGACGGCCGAGGCCCGCGAAGCCTTCATGGCCTTTGCCGAGCGGCGGCCGGCCGACTTCAGCAAGGTGGCCTGA
- a CDS encoding DUF3995 domain-containing protein, whose amino-acid sequence MLLAVILAGTLMALAGVHLYWAFGGRWPGHDEASLVEHVVGRTAGMRAPGPLACVAVAAALAAGSLLALGAVAPPSPLSTWLWFARWPLVVVFGLRGLATYVPAVFRYAEGTPFARLNRRAYGPLCLAIALGLLTLQL is encoded by the coding sequence GTGCTGCTGGCGGTGATCCTGGCCGGGACCCTGATGGCCCTGGCCGGCGTCCACCTCTACTGGGCGTTCGGCGGGCGTTGGCCGGGCCATGACGAGGCCTCGCTGGTTGAGCATGTGGTCGGCCGCACGGCCGGTATGCGCGCTCCGGGACCTCTGGCCTGTGTGGCCGTCGCGGCCGCCCTGGCGGCCGGCAGCCTGCTGGCCCTGGGGGCCGTTGCCCCGCCTTCACCCCTGTCCACCTGGCTCTGGTTCGCGCGATGGCCCCTCGTCGTCGTTTTCGGTCTGCGGGGACTGGCAACCTATGTGCCGGCGGTCTTCCGCTATGCCGAGGGAACGCCCTTTGCCCGCCTCAATCGCCGCGCCTATGGCCCGCTTTGCCTGGCCATCGCCCTGGGGCTGCTGACCCTTCAACTGTAA
- a CDS encoding SDR family NAD(P)-dependent oxidoreductase: MADRITSGFSPYTPARDVVAGHDLTGKVAIVTGAATGIGVETARALAEAGAEVVIAVRKPDLAEAAVAEVNKTAKGAKASWSMLDLSSFKSIRAFAERWGDKPLNILINNAGVMASPLTYTEDGLEMQVGTNHFGHFLLSVLLAPNLIAGAKQSGKSSRLVSLSSIGHRRAGFNFDDPHYKTRAYDKWESYGHAKTANALFAVGFNKRFRDQGVFANAVMPGGIMTPLQRHLPIEEQIALGWIDEHGKVRDGFKTTEEGASTSVWAAVGDELEGIGGLYLEDLAQAEPWTKEKPWAGVLPHALDPEAADRLWALSVEATGAGA, from the coding sequence ATGGCCGACCGCATCACCTCGGGCTTCAGCCCCTATACCCCGGCCCGCGACGTGGTCGCCGGCCATGACCTGACTGGCAAGGTCGCCATCGTCACCGGCGCTGCCACCGGCATCGGGGTCGAGACCGCCCGTGCCCTGGCCGAAGCCGGCGCGGAGGTCGTCATCGCCGTCCGCAAGCCGGACCTGGCCGAAGCCGCCGTCGCCGAGGTCAACAAGACCGCGAAAGGTGCCAAGGCCTCCTGGTCTATGCTGGATCTTTCCAGCTTCAAGTCGATCCGCGCCTTTGCCGAGCGCTGGGGCGACAAGCCGCTGAACATCCTGATCAACAATGCCGGCGTCATGGCCAGCCCCCTGACCTATACCGAGGACGGGCTGGAGATGCAGGTCGGCACCAACCATTTCGGCCACTTCCTGCTGTCGGTGCTGCTGGCCCCGAACCTGATCGCCGGTGCCAAACAGTCGGGAAAGAGCTCGCGGCTGGTCTCTCTGTCATCGATCGGCCACCGCCGGGCGGGCTTCAACTTTGATGACCCGCATTACAAGACCCGCGCCTACGACAAGTGGGAAAGCTACGGCCATGCCAAGACTGCCAACGCCCTGTTCGCGGTCGGCTTCAACAAGCGCTTCAGGGATCAGGGCGTGTTCGCCAACGCCGTGATGCCGGGCGGGATCATGACCCCGCTGCAGCGCCACCTGCCGATCGAGGAGCAGATCGCCCTGGGCTGGATCGACGAGCACGGCAAGGTTCGCGACGGCTTCAAGACGACGGAGGAGGGCGCCTCGACCAGCGTCTGGGCCGCCGTCGGCGACGAGCTGGAAGGGATCGGGGGGCTCTATCTGGAGGATCTCGCCCAGGCAGAGCCCTGGACCAAGGAAAAACCCTGGGCCGGCGTCCTGCCTCATGCCCTGGATCCAGAAGCTGCCGACCGCCTGTGGGCCCTGTCGGTGGAAGCCACGGGAGCCGGGGCCTGA